The following coding sequences are from one Pseudonocardia sp. HH130630-07 window:
- a CDS encoding GvpL/GvpF family gas vesicle protein encodes MTEGSSGELSYVYAVTRDEPSGLDTLTGVLDAPVRLVTAAGLHAVVSPVPAAEFARERIEERSEDLDWLAATARAHHRVVDGAGRSTAVAPLALATVFADDDRVRQAIGDRRAEFDAVLDRVRDRVEWGIKAFLPERPPPAEVPAERPASGAEYLRRRRAAVGAAEARTDEAFRAAEELHDTVAAASVASRRHRVHDGALTGRTEQMVLNAAYLVDEADTEQWRAVVGSAASPGLLVEVTGPWAPYSFAGTAPDGGAR; translated from the coding sequence ATGACCGAGGGATCCAGCGGCGAACTCAGCTACGTCTACGCGGTGACCCGCGACGAACCGTCCGGGCTCGACACGCTCACCGGGGTGCTGGACGCCCCGGTGCGGCTGGTCACCGCAGCCGGGCTGCACGCCGTGGTCAGCCCGGTCCCGGCGGCCGAGTTCGCCCGGGAACGGATCGAGGAACGCTCCGAGGACCTCGACTGGCTCGCCGCGACGGCGCGGGCCCACCACCGCGTCGTCGACGGGGCCGGACGCTCGACCGCCGTCGCGCCGCTGGCGCTCGCGACCGTCTTCGCCGACGACGACCGGGTCCGGCAGGCGATCGGGGACCGCCGTGCGGAGTTCGACGCGGTGCTCGACCGGGTGCGGGACCGGGTCGAGTGGGGGATCAAGGCGTTCCTGCCGGAACGCCCCCCGCCGGCGGAGGTCCCCGCGGAGCGTCCGGCGTCGGGGGCGGAGTACCTGCGCCGGCGCCGGGCCGCGGTCGGAGCCGCCGAGGCACGTACGGACGAGGCGTTCCGCGCGGCGGAGGAGCTGCACGACACCGTCGCCGCGGCGTCGGTCGCGTCGCGCCGGCACCGGGTGCACGACGGGGCACTCACCGGGCGGACCGAGCAGATGGTCCTCAACGCCGCCTACCTCGTCGACGAGGCCGACACCGAGCAGTGGCGGGCGGTCGTCGGCTCGGCCGCGTCGCCCGGCCTGCTGGTGGAGGTCACGGGACCGTGGGCGCCGTACTCGTTCGCCGGGACCGCCCCGGACGGCGGTGCCCGGTGA
- a CDS encoding gas vesicle protein GvpO: MSERPPRRRGSGSDPDRSSSRRTPARRRPADAPPRRRRPDAARDAPEDRGSDGRAPTRRRRDDDVPQRRRRRAERPDPEPGPDTEEPGPARDERPGDEPDDRAAGPDAEDEFEDDFDAEDDADDEFEDVVEDEDDAPADEFDDDPAEDEDEDDRPADDVDDDHGSVDDGFDEDDEYLDEDDPGSEDEQRAAADEFEDDAEDDAEDDAEDDAEDDAEDDAEDDAEDDAEDDAEDDFDIDDEDTAEDDDVDEDDEDGPADEFDDDFEDDEPEDEPEDEEPEPASGRGPTRSGDGPERDSGSGGRRRDRRSSGREGDRPRQGRRSGGPRRTGEPRRGGGARSPGRSRETREPEGSGAPDRAGGADEAPSPPRRPGARLVARAAAEQIVEMTGRSPEGVVSVSRHDEGWTVEIEVVESRRIPDSADVLGVYEAELDPDAELVSYRRIRRYTRGTGGDA, from the coding sequence GTGTCTGAACGCCCACCGCGCCGCCGCGGCAGCGGGTCGGATCCGGACCGGTCGTCGTCGCGCCGTACCCCGGCGCGGCGCCGTCCGGCGGATGCACCGCCGCGCCGTCGTCGTCCGGACGCCGCCCGGGACGCGCCGGAGGACCGCGGGTCCGACGGCCGCGCCCCGACGCGGCGCCGTCGCGACGACGACGTCCCGCAGCGCCGGCGCCGGCGTGCGGAGCGACCGGACCCGGAGCCCGGGCCGGACACCGAGGAGCCCGGCCCGGCGCGGGACGAACGGCCCGGTGACGAGCCGGACGACCGCGCAGCGGGACCCGACGCCGAGGACGAGTTCGAGGACGACTTCGACGCCGAGGATGACGCCGACGACGAGTTCGAGGACGTCGTGGAGGACGAGGACGACGCGCCCGCCGACGAGTTCGACGACGATCCCGCGGAGGACGAGGACGAGGACGATCGTCCGGCGGACGACGTCGATGACGACCACGGATCCGTCGACGACGGGTTCGACGAGGACGACGAGTACCTCGACGAGGACGATCCCGGTTCCGAGGACGAGCAGCGAGCCGCCGCCGACGAGTTCGAGGACGACGCCGAGGACGACGCCGAGGACGACGCCGAGGACGACGCCGAGGACGACGCCGAGGACGACGCCGAGGACGACGCCGAGGACGACGCCGAGGACGACGCCGAGGACGACTTCGACATCGACGACGAGGACACCGCCGAGGACGACGACGTCGACGAGGACGACGAGGACGGCCCGGCTGACGAGTTCGACGACGACTTCGAGGACGACGAACCCGAGGACGAACCCGAGGACGAGGAGCCGGAACCGGCGTCGGGCCGCGGCCCCACCCGGTCCGGCGACGGGCCGGAACGGGACTCCGGGTCCGGCGGGCGTCGCCGGGACCGGCGGTCGTCCGGGCGCGAGGGCGACCGGCCCCGCCAGGGCCGCCGGTCCGGCGGGCCCCGGCGTACCGGCGAACCCCGCCGGGGCGGCGGAGCCCGCAGCCCCGGGCGGTCGCGGGAGACCCGGGAACCCGAGGGTTCCGGTGCTCCCGATCGGGCCGGCGGTGCGGACGAGGCGCCGTCGCCGCCCCGGCGGCCGGGTGCCCGCCTGGTCGCGCGGGCCGCGGCGGAGCAGATCGTCGAGATGACCGGGCGCAGCCCGGAGGGCGTCGTCTCGGTGTCGCGGCACGACGAGGGCTGGACGGTGGAGATCGAGGTCGTCGAGTCGCGGCGGATCCCGGACTCGGCGGACGTCCTCGGCGTCTACGAGGCCGAGCTCGATCCGGACGCCGAGCTCGTCTCCTACCGGCGGATCCGTCGCTACACCCGCGGGACCGGCGGCGACGCATGA